In the genome of Spea bombifrons isolate aSpeBom1 chromosome 11, aSpeBom1.2.pri, whole genome shotgun sequence, one region contains:
- the LOC128469270 gene encoding gastrula zinc finger protein XlCGF57.1-like produces the protein MRRKGLPVGYVAGEHASCGEETVGVCPIADRVEVDSEPCADAEMQAATEHTRMFIDMKWETSEEDSKTDPSSGRLSFHAKEESSPYREADVSDGVTEHLHTNKKLNISHVCTTAAVSVEHANIYTKGEDVREKETRSDGQVHAFNEQTHSTWASTGEQPNETSLMQDGDADLCNHKPSHQRVSDTSSPHQERSHHVQHQNVRLDGTDQSEGSSVEKPPFTCSGCGKSYKNKFQFNLHQRIHVGDKPFSCSDCGKCFARKSELASHQRTHTGEKPFPCSVCGKRFGTVSSVIAHSRIHTGERPYACSTCGKRFTTQSGEKAHQKVHTGEKPFECSDCGKRYANRGLLMVHQRTHTGETPYCCAVCGKRFTNLSSVAAHRKVHSGEKPFSCTDCGKTFAIKGHLYAHQRVHTGQKPFSCSECGKCFAHASGLTVHRKSHVGEQPFPCPECGKCFHSNSNLLRHQRIHTGEKPYSCSECAKSFNCKSSLVTHQRIHTGEKPFSCPECGKRFTDQSGLVAHQRIHTGEKPFSCAACGKRFSNPSGLLGHHKIHARDEAINDRLTSNIET, from the coding sequence ATGAGGAGGAAAGGTCTGCCTGTGGGATACGTGGCAGGAGAACATGCCTCATGTGGCGAAGAAACCGTTGGTGTTTGTCCCATCGCAGATCGTGTTGAGGTGGACTCAGAACCATGCGCGGACGCTGAAATGCAGGCCGCCACAGAGCATACAAGGATGTTTATAGACATGAAATGGGAAACTAGTGAAGAAGACTCTAAAACAGATCCATCATCAGGACGTCTTTCATTTCATGCTAAGGAGGAATCTTCTCCATATCGGGAGGCAGATGTCTCTGACGGCGTTACAGAACACCTGCACACTAATAAGAAATTAAATATCAGTCACGTGTGTACAACAGCTGCTGTCTCCGTGGAACACGCCAATATTTACACTAAGGGGGAAGATGTACGTGAAAAGGAAACTCGCAGTGATGGCCAAGTACATGcgtttaatgaacaaacacacTCAACGTGGGCTTCCACCGGTGAGCAACCCAACGAGACCAGTCTGATGCAGGACGGTGACGCGGACCTCTGTAACCATAAACCATCCCACCAGAGAGTATCCGATACCTCCTCTCCACATCAGGAGCGTTCTCACCATGTTCAACATCAGAACGTTCGTCTGGATGGTACCGACCAATCAGAGGGCAGTTCGGTAGAGAAGCCGCCATTTACGTGTTCTGGGTGCGGGAAGtcgtataaaaataaatttcagtTTAATCTGCACCAGCGAATACACGTTGGCGATAAACCGTTCTCATGCTCCGATTGCGGGAAATGTTTCGCCCGGAAGTCGGAGCTTGCCTCGCATCAGAGGACacacacgggggagaagcccTTTCCGTGCTCTGTGTGCGGGAAGCGATTTGGTACGGTCTCGAGTGTAATTGCACATAGCAGGATTCACACGGGCGAAAGGCCGTACGCCTGCTCCACGTGTGGGAAACGCTTCACCACCCAGTCCGGCGAGAAAGCGCATCAGAAGGTCCACACGGGAGAGAAGCCATTTGAATGTTCAGACTGCGGGAAACGTTACGCCAATCGTGGATTGCTTATGGTACACCAAAGAACTCACACCGGAGAGACGCCGTACTGCTGCGCCGTGTGCGGCAAGCGCTTCACCAACTTGTCGAGTGTTGCAGCTCATAGGAAGGTCCACTCGGGAGAGAAGCCATTCTCGTGCACTGATTGCGGGAAGACCTTTGCTATCAAAGGACATCTCTATGCTCACCAAAGGGTCCACACCGGCCAAAAGCCATTTTCATGTTCCGAGTGCGGTAAATGTTTTGCTCATGCGTCGGGCCTTACTGTCCATCGAAAGTCTCACGTAGGAGAGCAGCCCTTCCCGTGCCCCGAATGCGGGAAATGTTTTCACAGCAACTCGAATCTTCTTCGTCACCAGAGAATacacacgggggagaagccgtACTCTTGCTCCGAATGCGCAAAGTCTTTTAACTGTAAGAGCAGTCTGGTTACCCATCAGCGGATCCACACGGGGGAGAAACCCTTCTCGTGTCCCGAGTGCGGGAAACGGTTTACGGATCAGTCCGGCCTCGTCGCGCATCAGAGGATTCACACCGGGGAGAAACCTTTCTCTTGTGCTGCATGCGGAAAGCGGTTTAGTAACCCTTCGGGTCTCCTTGGGCATCATAAAATCCATGCGAGAGACGAAGCAATTAATGATCGCCTGACaagtaacatagaaacatag